One Mycolicibacterium pulveris genomic region harbors:
- the otsB gene encoding trehalose-phosphatase, translating into MNMPVIIDPRRHDAVIFDLDSVVTDAASTHAAAWKTVLDDFLARRPASDYEDHSPFTDDEYRRLIDGKPRLEGVTDFLASRGISLPEGSRSDADGDTVWGLVHRKERTLPGQLDAGVRVFDSTIRLVRQLSAAGVKTAICSSSRNCEEVLASAGLSDLFTVRVDGVLADELGLAGKPDPAMLLEATRRVGAEAARTVVVDHAEAGVRAARAGGFDLVVAVDRDGDADGLLGLEADAVVADLAEVEVRDGDTRISRLPIALDSYGQLIGVLSGRRPIVCLDFDGTLSDIVTDPDTATLVDGAAEALVKLAAHCPVAIVTDRDLDDIRERVDIPGVWYAGSLGFELAGPDGNRYQNDAAAAAMPVLAKVAAELRAEFNGNPGVRVEHKRFSVAVHHHDVAPEQVTGVVAATRRCARQHGLRVAHGPEIAELRPNIDWDKGAAIAWICERINQPGRVVPIYLGDDPTDEDAFDALRFDGIGIVVRHEGDGDRPSAAQFRLDGAAEVRRFLQHGGNWLAYAQRSFDEAWTYTFDSYEPHAEKLREALCTVGNGYFATRGAAPESKAGQVHYPATYAAGVYNRLDDLVGGTRIDNESLVNLPNWLPLTFRIDDGDWFDIDSVDLLSYRQTLNLREAVLTREVRFRDDAGRTTRLTQHRFVAMHAAHVAALQSVIVAEDWSGTIQLRSTIDGNVRNAGVERYRGLASTHLTAPSKRGLSEDSVLMRVETTQSHVAVALTARTTVWHGERRAPATYRLVDEGLEIGHEIFTDLKPGQELTVEKIVSLVTGRDTATAEPATGAERRLERQERFATIRDAHVLAWAHVWERLSIEFEDHLDELRILRLHLLHLLQTVSPHSEDLDVGVPARGLHGEAYRGHVFWDELFIFPVLNLRYPTITRALLHYRHRRLQEARRAARLAGYAGAMFPWQSGGDGREESQAMHLNPRSGRWNPDASHRAHHIGIAIAYNVWQYYQVTGDLACLIDHGSELLVEIARFWVSRTTYDEKRDRFGIFGIIGPDEFHSGYPDRPYDGIDNNAYTNVMAVWVILRAIEALEHLPLPNRLDLREKLALTTEELKRWEHVSRRMFVPFHDGIISQFEGYEELDELDWDLYRKRYGDIRRLDRILEAEEDDVNRYKASKQADALMLLYLLSSDELRQLLTRLGYRLNPQQIPKMVDYYLSRTSHGSTLSALVHTWVLARANRDHAMEFFEQVLKSDVADIQGGTTSEGIHLAAMAGSVDLVQRCFTGLETRNDRLVLAPNWPESLGALGFPLHYRGHHLYVRVSGKGAEVSVGPRDVPPVMIECRGRVEHLAPGSTIRFPSRS; encoded by the coding sequence ATGAACATGCCGGTGATCATCGACCCGCGTCGGCACGACGCGGTCATCTTCGATCTCGACAGTGTGGTCACCGACGCCGCGTCGACGCATGCCGCGGCATGGAAGACCGTGCTGGACGACTTTCTGGCCCGGCGACCGGCAAGCGATTACGAGGACCACTCGCCGTTCACCGACGACGAGTACCGCCGCCTCATCGACGGTAAGCCACGTCTTGAGGGCGTCACCGATTTTCTGGCGTCACGCGGCATCTCGCTGCCCGAAGGCAGCCGCTCCGACGCGGACGGCGACACGGTGTGGGGACTCGTGCACCGCAAAGAGCGAACCCTGCCCGGCCAGCTCGACGCCGGTGTGCGCGTGTTCGATTCGACGATCAGGCTAGTGCGACAACTGTCGGCGGCCGGGGTCAAGACCGCGATCTGTTCGTCCAGCCGCAACTGCGAAGAAGTCCTCGCGTCGGCCGGACTGAGCGACCTGTTCACCGTCCGCGTCGACGGCGTGCTCGCCGACGAGCTCGGGCTTGCGGGCAAGCCCGACCCCGCCATGCTCCTGGAGGCAACGCGGCGGGTCGGCGCCGAGGCCGCGCGCACCGTTGTTGTCGATCACGCCGAGGCCGGAGTGCGGGCGGCCCGAGCGGGCGGATTCGACCTGGTCGTCGCCGTTGACAGGGACGGGGACGCCGACGGGCTGCTGGGATTGGAAGCGGACGCCGTGGTCGCCGACCTGGCGGAAGTCGAGGTGCGCGACGGGGACACGCGCATCTCGAGGCTGCCCATCGCATTGGATTCCTACGGCCAGCTGATCGGTGTCCTGAGCGGCCGGCGGCCGATCGTCTGCCTCGACTTCGACGGCACGTTGTCCGACATCGTCACCGATCCCGACACCGCAACCCTGGTCGACGGAGCGGCCGAGGCGCTGGTGAAGTTGGCTGCGCACTGCCCGGTCGCCATCGTGACCGATCGCGACCTGGACGACATCCGCGAACGAGTCGACATCCCCGGAGTCTGGTACGCGGGCAGCCTGGGCTTCGAGTTGGCCGGCCCCGATGGCAACCGGTACCAGAACGACGCGGCGGCCGCGGCCATGCCTGTGTTGGCGAAGGTCGCCGCCGAACTGCGCGCGGAATTCAACGGCAACCCCGGCGTGCGCGTCGAGCACAAGCGCTTCTCGGTCGCGGTGCACCACCACGACGTGGCACCGGAGCAAGTGACCGGCGTCGTCGCAGCGACCCGTCGATGCGCCCGCCAGCATGGCCTTCGGGTGGCCCACGGCCCCGAGATCGCGGAGTTGCGGCCAAACATCGACTGGGACAAGGGCGCAGCGATCGCCTGGATCTGCGAGCGGATCAACCAACCCGGTCGGGTGGTGCCGATCTATCTTGGCGACGACCCCACCGACGAGGACGCATTCGACGCGCTGCGATTCGACGGCATCGGGATCGTGGTGCGACACGAGGGGGACGGCGACCGCCCGTCCGCCGCCCAGTTCAGGCTCGACGGCGCCGCAGAGGTGCGCCGCTTCCTGCAGCACGGCGGGAACTGGCTGGCTTACGCACAGCGCAGCTTCGACGAAGCCTGGACGTACACGTTCGACAGCTACGAACCCCATGCCGAAAAGCTTCGGGAGGCCTTGTGCACGGTCGGCAACGGCTATTTCGCCACCCGCGGTGCCGCCCCGGAGTCGAAAGCCGGGCAGGTGCACTACCCGGCCACCTACGCCGCAGGCGTGTACAACCGTCTCGATGATCTCGTCGGTGGCACCAGAATCGACAACGAGAGCCTCGTGAACCTGCCCAACTGGCTGCCGCTGACGTTCCGCATCGACGACGGCGACTGGTTCGACATCGACAGCGTCGACCTGCTGTCGTATCGCCAAACGCTCAACCTGCGCGAAGCGGTGCTGACCCGTGAGGTGCGCTTCCGCGACGACGCCGGCCGGACCACGCGGCTGACCCAGCATCGGTTCGTGGCCATGCACGCCGCCCACGTCGCCGCGTTGCAGAGCGTCATCGTCGCCGAGGATTGGTCGGGGACGATACAGCTTCGGTCGACGATCGACGGGAACGTCCGCAACGCGGGGGTGGAGCGATATCGCGGGCTGGCCAGCACGCATCTCACCGCGCCGAGCAAGCGTGGCCTGTCGGAGGATTCGGTGCTGATGCGCGTCGAGACGACCCAGTCGCACGTCGCGGTGGCATTGACCGCCAGGACCACGGTTTGGCACGGCGAGAGGCGGGCCCCCGCGACGTACCGGCTCGTCGACGAGGGGCTCGAGATCGGGCACGAGATCTTTACCGACCTCAAACCGGGCCAGGAGCTGACGGTGGAGAAGATCGTCAGCCTGGTGACCGGACGCGACACCGCCACGGCGGAGCCGGCCACCGGGGCCGAACGGAGGCTGGAACGCCAGGAGCGGTTCGCGACGATACGAGATGCGCACGTGCTCGCGTGGGCCCACGTGTGGGAGCGCCTCTCGATCGAATTCGAGGATCACCTCGACGAGTTACGCATCCTGCGACTGCATCTGCTGCACCTGCTGCAGACCGTCTCGCCTCACAGCGAGGACCTCGACGTCGGCGTACCGGCGCGCGGACTGCACGGTGAGGCCTACCGCGGCCATGTGTTCTGGGACGAGCTGTTCATCTTCCCGGTGCTCAACCTGCGGTATCCGACGATCACCCGAGCGTTGCTCCACTACCGCCATCGTCGGCTGCAGGAAGCCCGCCGCGCCGCCAGGCTGGCCGGTTACGCCGGTGCGATGTTCCCGTGGCAATCCGGCGGCGACGGTCGCGAGGAAAGCCAGGCCATGCATCTGAACCCCCGGTCGGGGCGGTGGAATCCGGATGCCAGCCACCGCGCGCACCACATCGGTATCGCGATCGCATACAACGTGTGGCAGTACTACCAGGTCACCGGTGACCTGGCCTGCCTGATCGACCACGGCAGCGAGTTGCTGGTGGAGATAGCCCGATTCTGGGTCAGCAGAACGACATACGACGAGAAGCGCGACCGCTTCGGCATCTTCGGCATCATCGGACCCGACGAGTTCCACTCCGGTTATCCGGACCGTCCGTATGACGGCATCGACAACAACGCGTACACGAACGTGATGGCCGTGTGGGTCATCCTGCGGGCCATCGAGGCGCTCGAGCATCTGCCACTGCCGAACCGGTTGGACCTGCGCGAAAAGCTCGCGCTGACCACCGAGGAACTGAAGCGCTGGGAGCATGTCAGCCGACGGATGTTCGTTCCGTTTCACGACGGCATCATCAGCCAGTTCGAGGGGTACGAGGAACTGGACGAACTGGACTGGGACCTGTACCGCAAGCGGTACGGCGACATTCGACGGCTGGACCGGATCCTGGAGGCCGAGGAGGACGACGTCAACCGCTACAAGGCGTCCAAGCAGGCTGACGCGTTGATGCTGCTGTATCTCTTGTCCTCTGACGAACTGCGTCAGTTGCTGACCCGGCTCGGCTACCGCTTGAACCCGCAACAGATCCCGAAGATGGTCGACTACTACCTCAGCCGTACGTCGCACGGCTCGACCCTCAGCGCCCTCGTCCACACCTGGGTGTTGGCTCGGGCGAATCGCGACCACGCGATGGAGTTCTTCGAGCAGGTGCTCAAGTCCGATGTCGCCGACATTCAGGGCGGCACCACTTCCGAGGGAATCCATCTGGCCGCCATGGCAGGCAGCGTCGACCTCGTGCAGCGGTGTTTCACCGGGCTGGAGACCCGCAACGACCGCCTGGTCCTCGCGCCCAATTGGCCGGAGTCCCTTGGCGCACTAGGCTTTCCGCTCCACTACCGCGGCCACCACCTCTACGTACGTGTCAGCGGCAAGGGCGCGGAGGTCAGCGTCGGCCCGCGAGACGTGCCGCCGGTGATGATCGAATGCCGCGGCCGGGTCGAACACCTGGCCCCTGGCAGCACCATCCGGTTTCCCAGCCGCTCTTAG
- a CDS encoding pyridoxamine 5'-phosphate oxidase family protein, translated as MAEQREPMSVLSESDCWNLLSSVSLGRLVTSVDGQPEIFPVNFVTQRRTILFRTAEGTKLVSAAINNRVLFEADGHDLTEGWSVIVKGSARILRTDEELAEAQHAQLLPWTATVKRHYVRIRPLSVTGRRFVFGAEPDSLS; from the coding sequence ATGGCCGAACAGCGTGAACCCATGTCCGTCCTTTCGGAGTCCGACTGCTGGAACCTGTTGTCGAGCGTTTCCCTCGGTCGGCTGGTCACCAGCGTCGACGGCCAACCGGAGATCTTTCCGGTCAACTTCGTTACCCAGCGCCGGACGATCCTGTTCCGCACGGCCGAAGGCACGAAGCTGGTCAGTGCGGCGATCAACAACCGCGTGTTGTTCGAGGCCGACGGGCACGACCTGACCGAGGGCTGGAGTGTGATCGTGAAGGGCTCGGCACGCATCCTTCGTACCGACGAAGAGCTCGCGGAGGCCCAGCACGCGCAGCTACTGCCCTGGACGGCAACGGTGAAGCGCCATTACGTGCGCATCCGCCCGTTGAGCGTGACCGGACGCCGTTTCGTCTTCGGCGCCGAGCCGGACAGCTTGTCGTGA
- a CDS encoding Hsp20/alpha crystallin family protein: protein MSKLPAQQRPRSFWPDLAELFEGFPSWANLRPALGTHIIRVEDEQKEDSYELRAEIPGVDPDKNVDITVRDGVLTIKAERSEQKTNGRSEFSYGSFMRSVMLPPGADEDGIKATYDKGILTVSVPVAKAVEPEEKRIAVEAK, encoded by the coding sequence ATGAGCAAACTTCCCGCCCAGCAACGTCCGCGGTCCTTCTGGCCGGACCTGGCCGAGTTATTCGAGGGTTTCCCGTCGTGGGCGAACCTGCGTCCCGCGCTCGGCACCCACATCATCCGCGTCGAGGACGAACAGAAAGAGGACAGCTACGAGCTTCGCGCCGAGATTCCCGGTGTCGATCCCGACAAAAACGTCGACATCACCGTGCGCGACGGCGTGCTGACCATCAAGGCCGAGCGCTCCGAGCAGAAGACCAACGGACGCTCTGAGTTCTCCTATGGCTCGTTCATGCGATCGGTGATGCTGCCGCCAGGCGCCGACGAGGACGGCATCAAGGCCACCTACGACAAGGGCATCCTCACCGTGTCGGTTCCGGTTGCCAAGGCAGTCGAGCCGGAAGAGAAGCGCATCGCGGTCGAGGCCAAGTAG
- the ppsA gene encoding phosphoenolpyruvate synthase, with product MANTTYVRDISTLRIADAEDAGGKGANMGELVAANLPVPPGFVIMRASYLDSMRAGGVDAELSALHREALAAYTDTARLAELCERLQALVQKAGVAEGVGDALLAKYRELGADTLVAVRSSATGEDSRDASFAGMNRTITNVRGEAGLIDAVQKCWMSLFSPRVITYRASRGITADPAMAVVVQKMINSDKAGVAFTADPSTGAQDRLVIEGAFGLGEVVVSGSVEPDTYVVAKETLRVLDVRLGHKTFKIVRGPDGRDTKVQLSEEEAAARVLDDAELRRVAELAIAIERHNGCPQDTEWAIEGGQAYLVQARPITTLDHPAATSEQPAVLARGLAAAPGMASGAVRVLETPDEGHRLEDGEILVAQMTNPDWLPTIRRAAALVTDTGGMTCHAAIVARELGVPCVVGTRTATRDLHEGTVVTVDGNQGRVLSGRIQPAAPTVVDRPAASAPAVEVTATKIYVNLAMPDSAESVAAQHVDGVGLLRAEFMLTEALSGRHPRDLIAHGEQASMVDAMVASVGRIGAAFAPRPVIYRTTDFRSNEFRGLSGGESYEPVEHNPMIGYRGCYRYIKEPDLFALELEALARVREQSPNVHVMIPFVRTRWELEECLSLIDASPLGRQRGLHRWVMAEVPSVVHWLPEYIGMGVDGVSIGSNDLTQLVLGVDRDSDICAELFDESDPAVLDAIGQIISTARKFGITSSLCGQAPSTKPAFAEHLVRMGITSVSVNPDAVDAARRVIAAAERRVVLEAARDQRA from the coding sequence ATGGCGAACACCACCTACGTCCGTGATATCTCCACACTCAGGATCGCCGACGCCGAGGATGCGGGCGGCAAAGGGGCCAATATGGGCGAACTGGTCGCGGCCAACCTGCCCGTTCCGCCCGGGTTCGTGATCATGCGGGCCAGCTACCTCGATTCGATGCGGGCGGGTGGCGTCGACGCCGAGCTCAGCGCCCTGCACCGGGAGGCGTTGGCCGCCTATACCGACACCGCTCGTCTGGCGGAGCTGTGTGAGCGTCTGCAGGCGCTGGTCCAGAAGGCCGGTGTTGCCGAGGGCGTAGGCGACGCGCTTCTGGCCAAGTACCGCGAGCTCGGCGCCGACACCCTGGTGGCGGTGCGGTCCTCGGCGACCGGGGAGGACAGCCGCGACGCGTCGTTCGCCGGTATGAACCGGACCATCACCAACGTCCGGGGTGAGGCTGGGCTGATCGACGCCGTCCAGAAGTGCTGGATGTCCTTGTTCTCCCCGCGGGTCATCACATACCGGGCCAGCCGTGGAATCACCGCCGACCCGGCGATGGCGGTGGTGGTTCAGAAGATGATCAACTCCGACAAGGCCGGCGTGGCCTTCACCGCCGACCCCAGTACGGGCGCACAGGATCGGCTCGTCATCGAAGGCGCCTTCGGGCTCGGCGAGGTCGTGGTGTCCGGGTCGGTGGAGCCCGACACCTACGTGGTCGCCAAGGAGACGCTGCGCGTCCTCGATGTGCGGCTGGGCCACAAGACGTTCAAGATCGTCCGCGGGCCCGACGGTCGAGACACCAAAGTGCAACTGAGCGAAGAAGAGGCAGCGGCCCGGGTGCTCGATGACGCCGAGCTGCGGCGCGTCGCCGAGCTGGCGATCGCGATCGAGCGGCACAACGGCTGCCCGCAGGACACCGAGTGGGCGATCGAAGGCGGTCAGGCGTACCTGGTGCAGGCGCGGCCGATCACGACGCTGGACCACCCGGCGGCGACGTCCGAGCAACCGGCCGTGCTCGCTCGCGGTCTGGCCGCGGCGCCGGGAATGGCATCGGGTGCCGTCCGCGTGCTTGAGACCCCCGACGAGGGGCACCGGCTGGAGGACGGTGAGATCCTCGTCGCTCAGATGACCAATCCGGACTGGCTACCCACCATTCGCCGGGCCGCCGCGCTGGTCACCGACACCGGCGGGATGACCTGTCACGCCGCGATTGTCGCGCGCGAACTGGGGGTCCCGTGTGTGGTCGGGACCCGGACGGCCACTCGTGACCTGCACGAGGGCACTGTCGTCACCGTCGATGGAAATCAAGGTCGTGTGTTGTCGGGCCGCATTCAGCCCGCCGCGCCCACCGTCGTGGACCGGCCGGCCGCCTCCGCGCCGGCGGTCGAGGTGACTGCCACGAAGATCTATGTGAACCTTGCGATGCCCGACTCTGCTGAATCCGTTGCGGCACAACACGTTGACGGTGTCGGGCTGCTGCGGGCGGAGTTCATGTTGACCGAGGCGCTGTCGGGTCGGCATCCGCGTGACCTCATCGCCCACGGCGAGCAGGCCAGCATGGTCGACGCGATGGTCGCGTCGGTCGGTCGCATCGGGGCGGCGTTCGCTCCCCGCCCGGTCATCTACCGCACCACCGATTTCCGCAGTAACGAGTTCCGCGGTCTCAGTGGTGGCGAGTCGTACGAGCCCGTCGAGCACAACCCGATGATCGGGTACCGGGGCTGCTACCGCTACATCAAGGAACCCGATCTGTTCGCGTTGGAACTGGAGGCGCTGGCCCGGGTTCGGGAGCAGTCCCCCAACGTCCACGTGATGATCCCGTTCGTGCGCACCCGCTGGGAGCTCGAGGAGTGCCTGTCGCTCATCGACGCGAGCCCGTTGGGCCGTCAGCGCGGTCTACACCGCTGGGTCATGGCCGAGGTGCCGTCGGTGGTGCACTGGCTTCCGGAATACATCGGCATGGGTGTCGACGGGGTGTCGATCGGCAGCAACGATCTGACCCAGTTGGTGCTCGGTGTGGACCGCGACTCCGACATCTGCGCCGAGCTGTTCGACGAATCCGACCCCGCCGTACTCGACGCGATCGGCCAGATCATCAGCACCGCGCGCAAGTTCGGCATCACATCGTCCCTGTGCGGTCAGGCGCCGTCGACGAAGCCGGCCTTCGCCGAACACCTCGTGCGTATGGGTATCACCTCGGTGTCGGTCAATCCCGACGCAGTCGATGCGGCAAGGCGGGTGATCGCCGCTGCCGAGCGCCGAGTCGTCTTGGAGGCGGCCCGCGACCAACGCGCATGA
- a CDS encoding SRPBCC family protein encodes MAGNTLRKAARLAAVGTLLYAARRYYRNWGTTKEEYRRWLPGDELMYRPSVWSTTGVWIDAPVSAVWPWLLQIGHRSAERIDPEWQRLEPGDVVRLTPKGWLGLRNGLTMTVAQVVDDEAVVLRGRPPGFPWEAVWTFHVEPRWEDRCRLLARTRAQLHHPGDLLLTELAGPITALFMRRTLLTIKRRAQDSLKAAELERAV; translated from the coding sequence ATGGCTGGCAACACACTGCGAAAGGCGGCGCGGCTCGCGGCGGTCGGGACGCTGCTCTACGCGGCGCGCCGGTACTACCGGAACTGGGGCACCACCAAGGAGGAGTACCGACGGTGGCTGCCGGGAGACGAGTTGATGTACCGGCCGTCCGTCTGGTCCACGACGGGGGTGTGGATCGACGCACCGGTTTCGGCTGTTTGGCCGTGGCTGCTTCAGATCGGCCACCGGAGCGCCGAGAGAATCGATCCGGAATGGCAGCGGCTGGAGCCGGGCGACGTGGTGCGCCTGACCCCGAAGGGCTGGCTGGGTCTGCGCAACGGGCTCACCATGACCGTTGCTCAGGTCGTCGACGACGAAGCCGTGGTGCTGCGCGGCAGGCCTCCGGGTTTCCCGTGGGAAGCCGTCTGGACGTTTCATGTCGAGCCCCGCTGGGAGGACCGCTGCCGCCTGCTGGCCCGCACGCGCGCGCAGCTTCACCATCCCGGCGACCTGCTGCTCACCGAGTTGGCCGGACCGATCACGGCACTGTTCATGCGGCGCACCTTGCTGACAATCAAACGGCGGGCGCAGGATTCGTTGAAGGCTGCCGAGTTGGAACGGGCGGTGTGA
- a CDS encoding 1-phosphofructokinase family hexose kinase — MTTPRIVTLTMNPALDIATSADVVRPTEKIRCGSARYDPGGGGINVARVAHVLGAAVSAVFPVGGPIGDLLAQLIKDAGVPHRRIEIGESTRESFTVTERHTNEQYRFVLPGPHLTISERARCLDELRKVAAGAEFVVASGSLPPGVPPDLYQRVADVSRELGALFILDTSGHALASMHTGVFLLKPSLRELREHVGRDLRTEAEQLAAARELIDAGITQAVVVSLGSQGALLVTAAHSQRFRAIPARPVSSVGAGDAMVAGITVGLSRGWSLSEAVRFGIAAATAMLLTPGTEVPTRADVERLFGTVGQPTDFEPAGG; from the coding sequence ATGACAACGCCGCGGATCGTCACGCTGACGATGAACCCTGCGCTCGACATCGCGACGTCAGCTGACGTGGTACGCCCGACCGAGAAGATCCGTTGCGGCAGTGCGCGTTACGACCCGGGCGGGGGCGGCATCAACGTGGCCCGTGTCGCGCACGTGCTCGGAGCGGCGGTGTCCGCGGTATTTCCCGTCGGCGGCCCCATCGGCGACCTGCTGGCACAGCTCATCAAGGACGCCGGCGTGCCACATCGCCGCATCGAGATCGGCGAATCGACCCGGGAGAGCTTCACGGTCACCGAACGCCACACCAACGAGCAGTACCGATTCGTCCTACCGGGCCCGCACCTGACGATCAGCGAACGAGCGCGGTGCCTCGACGAACTGCGGAAGGTCGCGGCCGGTGCGGAGTTCGTCGTGGCCAGCGGCAGCCTGCCGCCCGGGGTGCCCCCCGATCTCTATCAGCGCGTCGCCGACGTCAGTCGCGAACTCGGCGCCCTGTTCATCCTGGACACCTCGGGACATGCGCTCGCGTCTATGCATACCGGCGTGTTCCTGCTGAAACCCAGCCTGCGAGAGCTGCGCGAGCACGTGGGTCGCGACCTGCGCACCGAAGCCGAACAGTTGGCCGCCGCACGGGAACTCATCGACGCGGGCATCACCCAGGCGGTCGTCGTGTCGCTCGGTTCACAAGGAGCGCTGCTCGTCACCGCAGCGCACAGCCAACGATTCCGCGCGATTCCGGCTCGGCCGGTCAGCAGTGTCGGCGCCGGCGATGCGATGGTTGCCGGGATCACGGTCGGCCTGAGTCGAGGCTGGTCGCTGAGCGAGGCGGTGCGGTTCGGCATCGCCGCGGCCACGGCCATGCTCCTGACTCCCGGCACCGAGGTTCCCACCCGCGCCGACGTGGAGCGGCTCTTCGGAACGGTGGGGCAGCCCACCGATTTCGAGCCCGCCGGCGGCTAG
- a CDS encoding erythromycin esterase family protein: protein MARTTESLRNAPGRVFRDRREAGRVLAELLSAYRGREDVVVLGLARGGVPVAWEVAAALGVPLDAFIVRKLGAPGHEEFAMGALASGGHVVVNDDVVRALRVTPEQLRDVAEREGRELIRREAVYRGGRPPLEVAGKTVILVDDGLATGSSMLAAVQALRERNPKEIVVAVPAAPESTCRQFAGMVDDAVCATMPTPFRAVGEWYWDFRQVSDQEVRDLLATPTTEVVVSGIETRLSPAEIIRAAAVRAPGGLPPTEALEEIVGDARVVLIGESSHGTHEFYEARAEITKWLIEKKGFCAVAAEADWPDAYRVNRYVRGLGDDTSAEEALRGFERFPAWMWRNVVVRDFVAWLHAHNQRRRSDGDQQAGFYGLDLYSLHRSMQEVIAYLDKVDPRAAARARARYACFDHVSADDGQAYGFAAAFGAGQSCERQALDQLIEMQRNAVEYARRNGLLAEDEAFYAKQNAQTVRNAEAYYRTMFGGRVTSWNLRDQHMAQTLDALLAHLDRHNGREPARIVVWAHNSHVGDARATEVTGDGQLTLGQLARERFGDDCRLIGFTTYTGTVTAASEWGGIAERKVVRPALNGSVEELFHETGEPDFLVSAMIDRSAAEPLDTVRLGRAIGVIYLPETERQSHYYHVRPSEQFDAIIHVDRTRALEPLEVTSLWVAGETPETYPTGL, encoded by the coding sequence ATGGCTCGAACAACCGAATCGTTGCGCAACGCGCCCGGCCGGGTGTTCCGTGACCGCCGCGAAGCGGGCCGGGTCCTGGCCGAACTGCTCAGCGCCTACCGGGGTCGTGAGGACGTTGTGGTGCTGGGGTTGGCCCGCGGTGGGGTTCCCGTGGCCTGGGAGGTGGCGGCGGCGCTCGGTGTCCCGCTGGATGCGTTCATCGTGCGCAAGCTGGGCGCGCCCGGCCACGAAGAGTTCGCGATGGGCGCGCTGGCCAGCGGCGGGCATGTCGTCGTCAACGACGACGTGGTGCGGGCGTTGCGCGTCACGCCCGAGCAGCTGCGTGATGTCGCCGAACGTGAAGGGCGAGAACTGATCCGCCGCGAGGCCGTCTACCGGGGTGGCCGACCGCCGCTGGAGGTGGCCGGCAAGACGGTGATCCTGGTCGACGACGGCCTTGCGACCGGTTCGAGCATGCTCGCCGCGGTACAGGCGCTGCGGGAACGCAACCCGAAGGAGATCGTGGTCGCGGTTCCGGCGGCGCCGGAGTCGACGTGCCGGCAATTCGCCGGAATGGTCGACGACGCCGTCTGCGCGACGATGCCCACCCCGTTCCGCGCGGTGGGCGAATGGTACTGGGACTTCCGTCAGGTCAGCGATCAGGAAGTGCGCGACCTCCTCGCCACCCCCACCACGGAAGTGGTGGTCTCCGGGATCGAGACACGGCTCTCGCCGGCCGAAATCATCCGCGCCGCCGCGGTGCGGGCCCCTGGCGGGCTGCCGCCGACGGAAGCGCTCGAGGAGATCGTCGGCGATGCGCGGGTGGTCCTGATCGGCGAGAGTTCGCACGGCACCCACGAGTTCTACGAAGCGCGCGCCGAGATCACCAAGTGGCTGATCGAGAAGAAGGGCTTCTGCGCGGTGGCGGCCGAGGCGGATTGGCCCGACGCGTACCGCGTCAACCGCTACGTGCGGGGGCTGGGCGACGACACCTCGGCGGAGGAAGCGCTTCGTGGCTTCGAGCGATTTCCCGCGTGGATGTGGCGCAACGTCGTGGTCCGAGACTTCGTGGCCTGGCTGCACGCTCACAATCAGCGGCGTCGCTCGGACGGCGATCAGCAGGCCGGCTTCTACGGATTGGACCTGTACAGCCTGCATCGGTCGATGCAGGAGGTGATCGCCTATCTCGACAAGGTCGACCCCCGCGCGGCCGCGCGGGCGCGCGCCCGGTACGCGTGCTTCGACCACGTCTCGGCCGACGACGGCCAGGCCTACGGTTTCGCGGCGGCGTTCGGCGCCGGCCAGTCCTGCGAGAGACAAGCGTTGGACCAGCTGATCGAAATGCAACGCAACGCGGTCGAATACGCACGCCGCAACGGACTGCTCGCCGAAGACGAGGCGTTCTACGCCAAGCAGAACGCGCAGACGGTGCGCAACGCGGAGGCCTACTACCGCACGATGTTCGGCGGCCGGGTCACCTCGTGGAATCTGCGCGATCAACACATGGCCCAGACGTTGGACGCGCTGCTGGCCCATCTGGACCGTCACAACGGCCGTGAACCGGCGCGAATCGTGGTCTGGGCACACAACTCTCACGTCGGTGACGCACGGGCCACCGAGGTGACCGGTGACGGTCAGCTGACCCTGGGCCAGTTGGCGCGTGAGCGGTTCGGCGATGACTGCCGGTTGATCGGGTTCACCACCTACACCGGCACGGTCACCGCGGCCAGCGAATGGGGCGGGATCGCCGAGCGAAAAGTGGTGCGCCCCGCGCTGAACGGCAGCGTGGAAGAACTCTTCCATGAGACCGGGGAACCGGACTTCCTGGTGTCGGCGATGATCGACCGCTCGGCGGCCGAACCACTGGACACCGTCCGGTTGGGCCGCGCCATCGGCGTCATCTATCTGCCCGAAACCGAACGGCAGAGCCACTACTACCACGTTCGCCCATCCGAACAGTTCGACGCGATCATCCACGTCGACCGCACCCGCGCCCTCGAGCCGCTCGAGGTCACCAGCCTCTGGGTGGCCGGGGAAACGCCGGAGACGTATCCCACCGGCCTCTAA